From the genome of Pectobacterium atrosepticum:
AGTTTGGTGATGAATTCGACGCGAAAATGGGCGCCGAAGCGATTCAGGCTCTGCTGAAGAATATGGATCTGGAGCAGGAATGCGAGCAGCTGCGTGAAGAGCTGACCGAAACCAACTCCGAAACCAAACGTAAAAAGCTGACCAAGCGTATTAAGCTGCTGGAAGCGTTCGTACAGTCTGGCAACAAGCCAGAGTGGATGATCCTGACCGTTCTGCCGGTACTGCCGCCAGATCTGCGTCCATTGGTTCCGCTGGATGGCGGTCGTTTCGCGACTTCCGATCTGAACGATCTGTATCGTCGTGTGATCAACCGTAACAACCGTCTGAAACGTCTGTTGGATCTGGCTGCGCCGGATATCATAGTACGTAACGAAAAACGTATGTTGCAGGAAGCGGTTGATGCCTTGCTGGATAACGGCCGTCGCGGTCGTGCGATCACCGGTTCTAACAAGCGTCCTCTGAAATCTTTGGCCGATATGATCAAAGGTAAACAGGGTCGTTTCCGTCAGAACCTGCTCGGTAAGCGTGTTGACTACTCCGGTCGTTCCGTTATCACCGTTGGTCCATACCTGCGTCTGCACCAGTGCGGTCTGCCGAAGAAAATGGCGCTGGAACTGTTCAAACCGTTCATCTACGGCAAGCTGGAACTGCGTGGTCTTGCTACCACCATTAAAGCCGCCAAGAAAATGGTTGAGCGTGAAGAAGCCGTCGTATGGGATATCCTGGACGAAGTCATCCGCGAACACCCGGTACTGCTGAACCGTGCACCAACACTGCACCGTTTGGGTATCCAGGCATTTGAGCCAGTGCTGATCGAAGGTAAAGCGATCCAGCTGCACCCGCTGGTTTGTGCGGCCTATAACGCCGACTTCGATGGTGACCAGATGGCTGTACACGTACCGCTGACGCTGGAAGCCCAGTTGGAAGCGCGTGCGTTGATGATGTCGACCAACAACATCCTGTCCCCTGCGAATGGTGAGCCAATCATCGTTCCTTCTCAGGACGTGGTATTGGGTCTGTATTACATGACGCGTGACTGTGTTAACGCCAAAGGCGAAGGCATGGTGCTCACGGGTCCGAAAGAAGCAGAACGCGTTTATCGTGCCGGTCTGGCCTCTCTGCATGCGCGCGTTAAAGTGCGTATTACGGAAGAGATCAAGAGTATCGAAGGCGATGTTACGCATCAGACGTCGATTATTGATACGACTATCGGTCGCGCCATCTTGTGGATGATCGTACCGAAAGGTCTGCCGTTCTCGATCGTTAACCAGCCTCTGGGCAAGAAAGCGATCTCCAAAATGCTTAACACCTGTTACCGCATTTTGGGTCTGAAGCCGACGGTTATCTTCGCTGACCAGACTATGTATACCGGTTTTGCTTACGCGGCGCGCTCTGGTGCTTCCGTAGGTATCGATGACATGGTTATCCCGGCGAAAAAAGCCGAGATTATCGAAGAAGCAGAAACCGAAGTTGCCGAGATTCAGGAGCAGTTCCAGTCTGGTCTGGTTACCGCGGGCGAACGCTATAACAAAGTGATCGATATCTGGGCAGCGGCGAATGAACGTGTTGCGAAAGCGATGATGGAAAACCTGTCCGTTGAGGATGTGGTTAACCGTGATGGCGTGGTTGAGCAGCAGGTTTCTTTCAACAGCATCTTTATGATGGCTGACTCCGGTGCGCGTGGTTCCGCAGCACAGATTCGTCAGTTGGCGGGTATGCGTGGTCTGATGGCGAAACCAGATGGTTCCATCATCGAGACGCCGATTACCGCAAACTTCCGTGAAGGTTTGAACGTACTCCAGTACTTCATCTCGACGCACGGTGCGCGTAAAGGTCTGGCGGATACCGCACTGAAAACGGCAAACTCCGGTTACCTGACTCGTCGTCTGGTTGACGTTGCGCAGGATCTGGTTGTGACCGAGGACGATTGTGGTACCCATGAAGGTATCATGATGACGCCGGTTATCGAGGGTGGTGATGTTAAAGAGCCACTGCGTGAACGCGTACTGGGCCGTGTAACGGCTGAAGACGTGATCAAACCGGGTACCGCGGATATTCTGGTTCCACGTAACACGCTGCTGAACGAGCAGTGGTGTGACATGTTGGAAGAGAACTCTGTTGACGTCGTTAAAGTGCGTTCAGTGGTAAGCTGCCAAACCGACTTTGGCGTCTGCGCCAATTGCTACGGTCGCGACCTGGCTCGTGGTCATATCATCAACAAAGGTGAGGCCATCGGGGTTATCGCGGCACAGTCCATCGGTGAACCGGGTACACAGCTAACCATGCGTACGTTCCACATCGGTGGTGCGGCATCGCGTGCGGCTGCTGAGTCCAGCATTCAGGTGAAAAACAAAGGTAGCCTGAAACTGAACAACGTGAAGTTCGTTATGAACGGTAACGGTAAACTGGTTATTACTTCACGTAATACCGAACTGAAGCTGATCGACGAATTCGGACGTACTAAAGAAAGCTATAAAGTGCCTTACGGTGCGGTGATGGCGAAAGGTGACGGCTCTGACGTTAGCGGTGGCGAAACTGTCGCAAACTGGGATCCGCACACCATGCCTGTGGTGACCGAAGTGAGCGGTTTTATCCGTTTTGCTGATATGATTGACGGTCAGACCATTACCCGCCAGACCGATGACCTGACTGGTTTGTCTTCTATCGTGGTTCTGGATAGCGCAGAGCGTACCGGTAGTGGTAAAGATCTGCGTCCGGCACTGAAAATCGTTGATGCCAAGGGTCAAGATGTACTGATCCCAGGTACCGATATGCCTGCTCAATACTTCCTGCCGGGTAAAACGATTGTTCAGTTGGAAGATGGAGTGCAGATTGGTGCCGGTGATACATTGGCGCGTCTCCCTCAGGAATCCAGCGGTACCAAGGATATTACCGGTGGTCTGCCACGCGTAGCCGACCTGTTCGAAGCTCGTCGCCCGAAAGAACCGGCGATTCTGGCAGAGATCAGCGGCATCATTTCCTTCGGTAAAGAAACCAAAGGCAAGCGCCGTCTGGTGATTTCTCCGTTGGATGGTAGCGATGCTTACGAAGAGATGATTCCGAAATGGCGTCAGCTCAACGTGTTCGAAGGTGAAGTTGTGGAACGTGGTGACGTTGTTTCCGACGGCCCAGAGTCTCCGCACGATATCCTGCGTCTGCGTGGTGTACATGCAGTAACGCGTTATATCACCAACGAAGTTCAGGAAGTTTACCGTCTGCAAGGCGTTAAGATTAACGATAAACACATTGAGGTTATCGTTCGTCAGATGTTGCGTAAAGGCACCATCGTTAGCGCGGGTAGTACGGAGTTCCTGGAAGGCGAACAGGCAGAAATGTCTCGCATCAAGATTGCCAACCGCAAGTTGGAAGCGGATGGCAAGATCACGGCAACGTTCAGCCGCGATCTGCTGGGTATCACCAAAGCATCTCTGGCGACCGAGTCCTTCATCTCTGCAGCATCGTTCCAGGAAACCACTCGCGTACTTACCGAAGCTGCTGTTGCTGGTAAACGTGATGAACTGCGTGGCTTGAAAGAGAACGTCATCGTGGGTCGTTTGATCCCAGCGGGTACGGGTTATGCGTACCATCAGGATCGTATGCGCCGACGTCAGGCGAGTGAAGCTCCTGTCGTACCTCAGGTGAGTGCCGATGAAGCTTCTGCTAACATGGCTGAACTGTTGAACGCAGGTTTTGGTAAGCGCGACGACGAATAAGTCTGTTTACGCTGCACTACCATGCGGTAAATAATAAAAACCCCAGCTATCATGGCTGGGTTTTTTTTATAGTGCGCATCCCTGTGTGCTACCTGAAGGCCGTTGCAAGCGACGTTAAAAATTGATGGAAGGCGTCCTGCGGGCCAACGCTGTACGTTGTTATAAAACGCTCCCGGCGTTTTATATCATCCTGAAATTTTTTATAGCGCACATCCCTATGCGCTACCTAAAGGCCGTCGCAAACGACGTTAAAAATTTCATCCTGAAATTTTTTGTTGTACAGTAGTGTAAAGTAAATAGAACGGAACCGACATGGACACCTCGACTACGCCAACAC
Proteins encoded in this window:
- the rpoC gene encoding DNA-directed RNA polymerase subunit beta'; the encoded protein is MKDLLKFLKAQTKTEEFDAIKIALASPDMIRSWSFGEVKKPETINYRTFKPERDGLFCARIFGPVKDYECLCGKYKRLKHRGVICEKCGVEVTQTKVRRERMGHIELASPTAHIWFLKSLPSRIGLLLDMPLRDIERVLYFESYVVVEGGMTNLERRQILTEEQYLDALEEFGDEFDAKMGAEAIQALLKNMDLEQECEQLREELTETNSETKRKKLTKRIKLLEAFVQSGNKPEWMILTVLPVLPPDLRPLVPLDGGRFATSDLNDLYRRVINRNNRLKRLLDLAAPDIIVRNEKRMLQEAVDALLDNGRRGRAITGSNKRPLKSLADMIKGKQGRFRQNLLGKRVDYSGRSVITVGPYLRLHQCGLPKKMALELFKPFIYGKLELRGLATTIKAAKKMVEREEAVVWDILDEVIREHPVLLNRAPTLHRLGIQAFEPVLIEGKAIQLHPLVCAAYNADFDGDQMAVHVPLTLEAQLEARALMMSTNNILSPANGEPIIVPSQDVVLGLYYMTRDCVNAKGEGMVLTGPKEAERVYRAGLASLHARVKVRITEEIKSIEGDVTHQTSIIDTTIGRAILWMIVPKGLPFSIVNQPLGKKAISKMLNTCYRILGLKPTVIFADQTMYTGFAYAARSGASVGIDDMVIPAKKAEIIEEAETEVAEIQEQFQSGLVTAGERYNKVIDIWAAANERVAKAMMENLSVEDVVNRDGVVEQQVSFNSIFMMADSGARGSAAQIRQLAGMRGLMAKPDGSIIETPITANFREGLNVLQYFISTHGARKGLADTALKTANSGYLTRRLVDVAQDLVVTEDDCGTHEGIMMTPVIEGGDVKEPLRERVLGRVTAEDVIKPGTADILVPRNTLLNEQWCDMLEENSVDVVKVRSVVSCQTDFGVCANCYGRDLARGHIINKGEAIGVIAAQSIGEPGTQLTMRTFHIGGAASRAAAESSIQVKNKGSLKLNNVKFVMNGNGKLVITSRNTELKLIDEFGRTKESYKVPYGAVMAKGDGSDVSGGETVANWDPHTMPVVTEVSGFIRFADMIDGQTITRQTDDLTGLSSIVVLDSAERTGSGKDLRPALKIVDAKGQDVLIPGTDMPAQYFLPGKTIVQLEDGVQIGAGDTLARLPQESSGTKDITGGLPRVADLFEARRPKEPAILAEISGIISFGKETKGKRRLVISPLDGSDAYEEMIPKWRQLNVFEGEVVERGDVVSDGPESPHDILRLRGVHAVTRYITNEVQEVYRLQGVKINDKHIEVIVRQMLRKGTIVSAGSTEFLEGEQAEMSRIKIANRKLEADGKITATFSRDLLGITKASLATESFISAASFQETTRVLTEAAVAGKRDELRGLKENVIVGRLIPAGTGYAYHQDRMRRRQASEAPVVPQVSADEASANMAELLNAGFGKRDDE